Genomic segment of Tomitella fengzijianii:
GCCACTGTCCAACCCGGCGTTCACGCCGAGCGACCACGTCACCGAAACGCGCACCGAGGTGACCGGAGAGGCGACCCTGCCCCCGTACTCGTTGACGCAGCTGACCCCGCGGTGAGAGCTCTGTGGCACGCCGCAGTGCGGAGGCCTGCCACGGAGGGCAGGGCCTGCCGCGCGCGGAGAAGCTCAGTCGAGCATTGTGTTCCGTAGCTTCGAGAGCGTTTCATCATCGAGGCCGAGCTGGTTATGGGCGAATTCGTCCCAGCCGCCGTACTCGGTGTGGATCGCCTTGAGGACGGGCTCGATCTCGCTGGGGCGTTGTTCCATCAGCGGCTTGATCAAGTCGACGTCGACGCCTTTGTCTTCGAGGTAGGCGTACGTCTGCTCGTTGTGCTTCTGATTGTACTTGTTCGAGGCGACGAAGTCGTCGACGATCGTCTGGTCGTCCACGCCGAGTACGCCGAGCAGGATCGCGCTCATCATGCCTGTGCGGTCCTTGCCCGCCGAGCAGTGATACAGCAGGGCCCCCTCGTTGTCGGCGATCAGGCGCAACGTCTTGCCGTAGCCGGCCATCGTGTCCGGATTCGCCAGCTGATTGGTGAAACCTTCGTCGCCGAGCCGCTCGGCCTTGCCGCCGCCGAGCAGCTCGTCGAGCTTGCCGGGATCACCATCAGACAGAGCGTTTTGCAGCGCCGTCGACAGTGCTTGGGTGTTGTCATCGAGTACCGGGATACGCACCAGCTCGGTCGTGTCCGGCAACTTGTCCGGGCCGGATCGGGCGATCTCACTATCACCGAGGAAATTGACCACCGTGGCCACGTCCGCCGCCTCGAGGGCCTGGTCATCGGCTGCGGTGAGATCGCTGAGACTGTCGCCGCGGAACGCGTGCCCCCACACGGTGGTACGCCCGTCTTCGGTGGTGAACCCGCCCATGTCCCGGACGTTGTGGGCGCCCTCCAGATGGAACTGCCGGGTCGAGGCGATCTCGCTGCCGTCGCCGTCGGCCACCTGGAAGTACCAGCGGTCGGCCGGGGCCAGGCCATCGACCGTGGCCGACCGGTCGCTGCTGTCGGCGACCTTCTTTCCGCTTTCGGACGGGTCGGCCGCCGTGGTCGACGCGAACACCGACGCGTCAGCGGGCCCCTCCCACGTCAGCGTGTAGCCGCCCGCGTCGTCCCGGTCGATGCGCAGATTCGTCACCTGCGAATCAGCGGGACCGCTGTCGCTGGAGCCGCAGGCCGTCAACGTCAGCAACGACGCCAATCCCACTGCCCCCAGGCTCGCCTGCCATCTGCGCTGCATGTGCCACTCCCCCAACCGCGTCTCGGATCATGTGTGACGCACGATACGAGTCGCACTGCGTGCGGTGTACGCCACTCTCACCTGTCGGTACTCGGCGTGCTTCGTCAGGGTCAGGACACCGTGTTCACCGGCAGGCGGCCCAGAAAGGCAGGGGCGGGACTTCCTGCGGCAGAGTGCTTGCTGCGAAGACACCAACCGCCGGCGGGCACGGCCCCGCCCCTCAGCTCACGTCGCGCCGGATCGAGGTGCGCACGGCGATGGCGGTGATCACCACGGCGTAGGCGATGAGCACGAGCGCCGCCAGCCACGGGTTGAGCATCACCGCCCCATCCGCCGCGCCGAACGCCCGGTGGCCGCTGAACGTCAGCGCCTGCACCGCCCCGCCCGGCAGGTACGGGTAGGCCGGGCGCAGCGCGGAGATGGAGTTGAACAGCGGCTCGACCGCGAACAGGTACACCAGCAGCACGCCCACCGCGGCGAGCTGGTTGCGCAGCAGCGCGCCCAGCGCGACGCCCAGCGCGGTCATCACGGCGATGGCGACGGTGCCGCCGACCACCGCGCGCGTGATGCCCCCGGCGCTCAGGCCTCCCTCGAGCATGCCGCGCGCCGAGAGCCACGGGGCGGCGATCGCCGAGCACACCGCGACGATGACCGCGCCGACAACCAGCCCGTAGCCGGCGAGCACGAGCAGCTTGGCGGTGATCAGCCGCCCGCGGTGCGGCACGGCGAGGAAGCTCGCGGTGACGGTGCGGTGGCGGTATTCGCCGGCCACGGCGGTGATGCCGACGATCGCGGTGATCATGTACGCCGTCTGCAGCCCGCCGATGAGGGCGCCGGTGAAGATGTCCATCGGCGGGTGCTCGCCGGCCTCGGAGCCGGTGACCGTCAGCACCGTCACCAGCACGCCCACGGCCAGCGCGACGAGGCTGAGCACCCACCAGGTGCGGGTGGTGGCGAGCTTGCGCACCTCGATGCGCATGGCGGTGGACAGGCCGGTGCCGGCGGGCGCGGCCGAGGTGTCGAGGGCGGTGGCGTTCACTGGGCCGTCTCCTGGATCGTCGCGGGGGCCTGGCCGGCGCCGGGCTCGGTGAGGCTGAAGAAAAGCTCTTCGAGCGAGTGCTCCTCGCCCACGAGCTCGGTGACCACGATCTGCTCGCGCAGGGCGGTGCGGGCGATCTGCTCGGCGCCGGCCGCGCGCACGCGCAGCACGCCGTCGCCCGCATCCTCGACCACGGCGCCCGCCGCGGTGAGCGCGGCGGCGAGGCGGGCCCCGTCCAGGGCGCGCACGCGCACGGTGGGCTCGCCGACGGCGGCGACGTCCCCGTCGTAGACCACGCGGCCCTTGTCGATGATCACCACCGAGTCGACGATCTGCTGCATCTCGGCGAGCAGGTGACTCGAGACGAGCACCGTGTGGCCGCGGTCCGCGCGCTCGCGCAGCAGCCCGCGCAGCCAGCGGATGCCCTCGGGGTCGAGGCCGTTGGTGGGTTCGTCGCAGATGAGCACGGGTGGGTCGGGCAGCAGCGCGGCGGCGATGCCCAGGCGCTGGCGCATGCCCAGCGAGTAGCCGCGCACGGTGCGACGGGCGGCGTCCTCATCGAGTCCCACCTGCGCGAGCACCTCGTCGACGCGGCGGTCGTCGGCGCCCAACGCGGGGGCGTACGTGCGCAGGTGGTCGCGGCCGGTGCGGCCCGGGTGGAAGCCGTCGGCCTCGAGCAGCGCGCCGACGGTGCGGGCGGGGGCGGGCAGGTCCTCGTAGCGGTGCTCGCCGATCAGCGCGGCGCCGGACGTGGGCCGCACCAGACCCAGCAGCATCCGCAGCGTGGTGGTCTTGCCCGCGCCGTTGGGGCCGAGGAAGCCGGTGATGCGCCCGGGCCGGACGGTGAAGCTCAGTGCGTCAACGGCGCGGCGCCCGCCGAAGCTCTTGGTCAGTCCGCGTACGTTGATCGCGTACGGGGTGTGGTGCGATGGCATCGGGCTCCTCACCGGGGGCGCGGCCTGCGTGCGGCAGGCGACGCGGCCGTGACCTAGACACTGTGTCCATGTGACCGTACAGAGTGTCCATACGAGCGAAGGCGGGAGGTTGGCGATGGAGTCGCGCACAGCGTCCGGCGGGTCGTGGGACGAGGCGGTGTCGGATCACCGCCGGCGCCAGCTGCTGCACATCGGCCGGGTGGCCACCGCGCTGGTGGCGGCCGAGGGGCTGGCAGCGGTGTCGATGAGCCGTCTCGCCCGCGAGGCGGGGGTGTCGCGGGCAACGCTGTACAACTACGTGCCCGACGTAGCCACGGCAATCCAGCGCTACCTCGACGCCAAGGACGCGGCGTTCGCGCGGTCGGTCACCACCGCCGTCGCCGACGAGCCCGGCCCCGTCGAGAAGCTGCGCCGCTACATCCGCGAGCAGGTGCGCTACGTGGCGGGCGGCGAGCACCGCGCCGCCGTGGCCGTCGCCGAGGCGGGGGCGGCGCTGGAGGGGGCCAGTTCGGCGCGCGCACACCAGGCGCGCCAGCCCGCGGTGCTCGCCGCGATCCTCGCCGAGGGCGAGGAGGAAGGCGTGTTCGCGCCGGCCGCGCACGGCGCCCGGGCGATGCTGATCGGCCGGCTGCTGTACTCGGCGCCGGAGCTGCTGTTCACGCACGGGCTGTCCGAGGACGAGGCGGCGGCCGCGATCACCGACCTGGCGCTGGGCGGGATCGCGGCGGGCCGATAGGCGCCGGCGCTGCTGTGGCGGGCGCCGCGCCTCCGTCGCGGGTCACTCCCAGGCGAACATCCGGCGGCGGTAGTCCGCAACCCGCGCCGCGTTCGCCGCGGCGCGCTCTGCCGGGTCCACCACCGAGGGCACCGACGCGCCGTCGACCACCTCGGCGCCGCGCACCGCGCGGGAGGCGTCCGCGCCGGCGGGCAGGCCCTGCCAGCGGATCGCGTAGATGCCCGCGCCGAGCCCGCCGGTGTCGAGCCAATTGGCCACGCCGGGATCCTCCGCGCAGATCGCGTACGTGTACAGCCCGTCGTCGTCGGGCACGGCCTGCGCCGAGTTGATGCTGCCGGAGCGCGCGACGTGCTCGCGGGCGACGCCCCACGGGTCGGTGACCTGGAAGCCCACGTAGTCGGCGGCGAGCCGGTCGACGCGCACCACCAGCGCCTGGCCGGGCTCGAGGCGGAAGTGGCCGCTGGTGGCGCAGCCGAAGCCCGACGCGCGCAGGCCCGGCGGCGGCGTCACCGCGTTGGCGGGCTTGGAGAAGATGTAGGCGTTGTCCCATTCGAGCCAGTAGCGCCCGACGGTGCGCACCAGCTCGGCGGCGTGCTCGCGCGTCCGCCCGGGCGCGGGGCTCTTCGGTGCGGGGCCGTC
This window contains:
- a CDS encoding ABC transporter ATP-binding protein — protein: MPSHHTPYAINVRGLTKSFGGRRAVDALSFTVRPGRITGFLGPNGAGKTTTLRMLLGLVRPTSGAALIGEHRYEDLPAPARTVGALLEADGFHPGRTGRDHLRTYAPALGADDRRVDEVLAQVGLDEDAARRTVRGYSLGMRQRLGIAAALLPDPPVLICDEPTNGLDPEGIRWLRGLLRERADRGHTVLVSSHLLAEMQQIVDSVVIIDKGRVVYDGDVAAVGEPTVRVRALDGARLAAALTAAGAVVEDAGDGVLRVRAAGAEQIARTALREQIVVTELVGEEHSLEELFFSLTEPGAGQAPATIQETAQ
- a CDS encoding ABC transporter permease, producing the protein MNATALDTSAAPAGTGLSTAMRIEVRKLATTRTWWVLSLVALAVGVLVTVLTVTGSEAGEHPPMDIFTGALIGGLQTAYMITAIVGITAVAGEYRHRTVTASFLAVPHRGRLITAKLLVLAGYGLVVGAVIVAVCSAIAAPWLSARGMLEGGLSAGGITRAVVGGTVAIAVMTALGVALGALLRNQLAAVGVLLVYLFAVEPLFNSISALRPAYPYLPGGAVQALTFSGHRAFGAADGAVMLNPWLAALVLIAYAVVITAIAVRTSIRRDVS
- a CDS encoding tyrosine-protein phosphatase, with translation MQRRWQASLGAVGLASLLTLTACGSSDSGPADSQVTNLRIDRDDAGGYTLTWEGPADASVFASTTAADPSESGKKVADSSDRSATVDGLAPADRWYFQVADGDGSEIASTRQFHLEGAHNVRDMGGFTTEDGRTTVWGHAFRGDSLSDLTAADDQALEAADVATVVNFLGDSEIARSGPDKLPDTTELVRIPVLDDNTQALSTALQNALSDGDPGKLDELLGGGKAERLGDEGFTNQLANPDTMAGYGKTLRLIADNEGALLYHCSAGKDRTGMMSAILLGVLGVDDQTIVDDFVASNKYNQKHNEQTYAYLEDKGVDVDLIKPLMEQRPSEIEPVLKAIHTEYGGWDEFAHNQLGLDDETLSKLRNTMLD
- a CDS encoding TetR/AcrR family transcriptional regulator, whose amino-acid sequence is MESRTASGGSWDEAVSDHRRRQLLHIGRVATALVAAEGLAAVSMSRLAREAGVSRATLYNYVPDVATAIQRYLDAKDAAFARSVTTAVADEPGPVEKLRRYIREQVRYVAGGEHRAAVAVAEAGAALEGASSARAHQARQPAVLAAILAEGEEEGVFAPAAHGARAMLIGRLLYSAPELLFTHGLSEDEAAAAITDLALGGIAAGR